A region from the Triticum aestivum cultivar Chinese Spring chromosome 3D, IWGSC CS RefSeq v2.1, whole genome shotgun sequence genome encodes:
- the LOC123075093 gene encoding heat stress transcription factor C-1a-like, with the protein MDGLHTELALGLTGELQTAPFVAKTYQLVSDPRTDALVRWGRDNNSFLVTDVAGFSQLLLPCFFKHGNFSSFVRQLNSYGFRKVHPDRWEFAHESFLRGQTHLLPRIVRRKKRGEASCSALVGSGEQHVMANIGAEVEEEEDDEGREALLEEVRRLRQEQTAIGEQLAQMARRLQATERRSDRLMPLLARLDEDPRATSLHLLQQAAEKKRQHTQLRSRDFASSRIAPPLQPAPSPLLAPGDVAMGGAIVWQWVEPMSPTFEQTSLSSGVQQVPEFEGRGSGMGLTDSGTAVETPFPFCLLGQCFF; encoded by the exons ATGGACGGCCTCCACACGGAGCTCGCGCTGGGGCTGACCGGCGAGCTCCAGACGGCGCCGTTCGTGGCCAAGACGTACCAGCTGGTGAGCGACCCCAGGACGGACGCGCTCGTCAGGTGGGGGAGGGACAACAACAGCTTCCTCGTCACCGACGTCGCCGGCTTCTCGCAGCTCCTCCTCCCCTGCTTCTTCAAGCACGGCAACTTCTCCAGCTTCGTCCGCCAGCTCAACTCTTAC GGCTTCCGGAAGGTGCACCCGGACCGATGGGAGTTCGCGCACGAGTCATTCCTGCGCGGCCAGACGCATCTTCTGCCGCGCATCGTGCGCCGCAAGAAGCGTGGCGAGGCCTCTTGCTCGGCTCTAGTCGGCAGCGGCGAGCAGCACGTGATGGCCAATATAGGAGCGGaagtggaggaggaagaggacgacgagGGGAGGGAGGCGCTGCTCGAGGAGGTTCGGAGGCTGCGGCAGGAGCAGACGGCTATCGGGGAGCAGCTGGCGCAGATGGCCAGGCGACTGCAGGCCACGGAGCGGCGGAGTGACCGGCTCATGCCCTTACTTGCCCGGCTCGACGAGGATCCCAGGGCCACCTCCCTCCACCTTCTCCAACAGGCGGCCGAGAAGAAGCGCCAGCACACGCAGTTGCGTTCCCGTGATTTTGCTTCCTCTCGCATTGCACCACCGCTTCAACCGGCACCTTCACCGCTATTGGCTCCCGGGGACGTGGCCATGGGCGGAGCTATAGTCTGGCAATGGGTGGAGCCGATGTCGCCAACCTTCGAGCAGACCTCCCTGAGCTCCGGGGTGCAGCAGGTGCCGGAGTTCGAGGGCCGCGGCAGCGGCATGGGCCTAACTGACAGTGGGACCGCGGTGGAGACCCCCTTCCCGTTCTGCCTACTTGGTCAGTGTTTCTTCTAA